A genome region from Sander vitreus isolate 19-12246 chromosome 21, sanVit1, whole genome shotgun sequence includes the following:
- the LOC144536783 gene encoding uncharacterized protein LOC144536783 isoform X1, with protein MSSEVCPFCGKTYKRLKSHLPHCKAAASSKTPPTKHDVTVNQTTSSSQLAALLSKPTAKSTQTLSITANPLSNESKKMSVVSSAPPNASSSSESSLLSSASVLPSTKKKKQKLSDQIKTANMPSSTTISLTSSPSLPLSLTTSKPKKQSLRALIEAAKSKQVSKGSLKGSRSASEDLPLGSTPFVADPFSSRITAGTKTNPDKDLIEDDAHPAFQSTDTKPKAASKMKVSKTKKAAQSLSKTKDTSSALDSKVNETTSARAHDDFLVDNEGEVEDLYVNKMLLKSGSGHQARITLQDVKATLGRANTTRQSNRPSILSQIETTDDRSSKIRLGTSLSPVPLLTGNQDSCLVTTKALSDQPPCNSSQHTELQAVKRQSSKSEQATLLPLQQPELTSPAAHLLSGHLSSLMSKATSPPHTVSMNEGLKVTGLLTISPSLTKLSSPLLAARVETLRADDGLKLQLEVRKQNTADNGTKVGALTQRSLGQVRLRELPEWLACKTPSHPKDVLEMVQRGWQWYYKRYIDVKKGGVGGVGMLLAGYCVIGYIWSYPHIKRDRWRKYH; from the exons AGGTGTGCCCATTCTGCGGGAAAACTTACAAAAGGTTGAAGAGTCACCTGCCACATTGCAAGGCAGCAGCAAGCTCCAAAACACCTCCAACCAaacatgatgtcacagtgaatcAGACAACATCGTCTTCTCAGTTGGCCGCGCTATTGTCCAAACCGACAGCAAAGTCCACACAGACATTGTCAATAACAGCAAATCCACTATCAAATGAGAGTAAAAAGATGTCTGTGGTATCATCAGCACCACCAAATGCATCATCTTCGTCAGAGTCATCATTGCTGAGTTCTGCATCAGTTTTACCATCAACtaagaagaagaaacagaagCTGTCCGATCAAATCAAGACAGCCAACATGCCCTCCTCCACAACAATTTCCCTCACCTCCTCCCCATCGCTACCTCTGTCTCTCACCACCTCTAAGCCCAAAAAGCAGAGTCTCCGCGCTTTGATAGAAGCTGCAAAATCCAAACAGGTTTCTAAGGGATCACTGAAGGGAAGTAGATCTGCCTCAGAGGACCTGCCTTTAGGTTCAACTCCATTTGTGGCAGATCCTTTCAGCTCCAGAATTACAGCTGGGACCAAAACTAATCCCGACAAAGACTTGATAGAAGATGACGCTCATCCTGCCTTTCAGTCCACAGACACCAAACCCAAAGCTGCCTCTAAAATGAAGGTTTCTAAGACGAAGAAGGCTGCACAATCCCTTTCCAAAACCAAAGATACCTCTAGCGCTCTGGACTCTAAAGTAAATGAAACTACTAGTGCAAGAGCCCATGACGACTTCTTGGTGGACAACGAGGGGGAAGTTGAGGATTTATATGTGAATAAGATGCTCTTGAAATCAGGAAGTGGTCACCAGGCCAGGATTACCCTGCAGGATGTTAAAGCCACATTAGGCCGAGCTAACACCACCCGTCAGTCCAACAGGCCAAGCATCCTGAGCCAAATTGAAACTACTGATGATCGAAGCAGCAAAATCCGACTCGGTACAAGTCTCAGTCCAGTTCCACTTCTAACAGGGAATCAAGATAGCTGTTTGGTAACAACTAAAGCTCTGTCAGATCAGCCGCCCTGCAACAGTTCACAACATACAGAGCTACAGGCAGTTAAGAGACAAAGTTCAAAGTCGGAACAAGCAACTTTACTCCCCCTGCAACAGCCTGAACTAACCTCCCCTGCTGCTCATCTCCTTTCTGGCCATCTATCGTCTCTGATGAGCAAAGCCACATCCCCTCCACATACTGTCAGCATGAATGAGGGGCTGAAGGTGACAGGACTCCTTACGATATCACCATCACTCACAAAGTTGTCTAGCCCTTTGCTGGCGGCGAGGGTGGAGACATTGAGAGCTGATGATGGGTTGAAGTTGCAGCTCGAGGTCAGGAAACAAAACACTGCTGATAATGGAACTAAAG TAGGCGCTCTGACACAGCGGAGTCTTGGACAGGTGAGACTGAGGGAGTTGCCTGAGTGGCTGGCCTGCAAAACGCCCAGCCATCCAAAAGATGTGCTGGAAATGGTGCAAAGAG GCTGGCAGTGGTATTACAAGAGGTATATTGATGTGAAAAAAGGTGGTGTAGGTGGAGTGGGCATGTTGTTAGCAGGCTACTGCGTGATCGGCTACATCTGGAGTTACCCTCATATAA agcGTGATCGCTGGAGGAAGTACCACTAA
- the LOC144536783 gene encoding uncharacterized protein LOC144536783 isoform X2 codes for MSSEVCPFCGKTYKRLKSHLPHCKAAASSKTPPTKHDVTVNQTTSSSQLAALLSKPTAKSTQTLSITANPLSNESKKMSVVSSAPPNASSSSESSLLSSASVLPSTKKKKQKLSDQIKTANMPSSTTISLTSSPSLPLSLTTSKPKKQSLRALIEAAKSKQVSKGSLKGSRSASEDLPLGSTPFVADPFSSRITAGTKTNPDKDLIEDDAHPAFQSTDTKPKAASKMKVSKTKKAAQSLSKTKDTSSALDSKVNETTSARAHDDFLVDNEGEVEDLYVNKMLLKSGSGHQARITLQDVKATLGRANTTRQSNRPSILSQIETTDDRSSKIRLGTSLSPVPLLTGNQDSCLVTTKALSDQPPCNSSQHTELQAVKRQSSKSEQATLLPLQQPELTSPAAHLLSGHLSSLMSKATSPPHTVSMNEGLKVTGLLTISPSLTKLSSPLLAARVETLRADDGLKLQLEVRKQNTADNGTKGALTQRSLGQVRLRELPEWLACKTPSHPKDVLEMVQRGWQWYYKRYIDVKKGGVGGVGMLLAGYCVIGYIWSYPHIKRDRWRKYH; via the exons AGGTGTGCCCATTCTGCGGGAAAACTTACAAAAGGTTGAAGAGTCACCTGCCACATTGCAAGGCAGCAGCAAGCTCCAAAACACCTCCAACCAaacatgatgtcacagtgaatcAGACAACATCGTCTTCTCAGTTGGCCGCGCTATTGTCCAAACCGACAGCAAAGTCCACACAGACATTGTCAATAACAGCAAATCCACTATCAAATGAGAGTAAAAAGATGTCTGTGGTATCATCAGCACCACCAAATGCATCATCTTCGTCAGAGTCATCATTGCTGAGTTCTGCATCAGTTTTACCATCAACtaagaagaagaaacagaagCTGTCCGATCAAATCAAGACAGCCAACATGCCCTCCTCCACAACAATTTCCCTCACCTCCTCCCCATCGCTACCTCTGTCTCTCACCACCTCTAAGCCCAAAAAGCAGAGTCTCCGCGCTTTGATAGAAGCTGCAAAATCCAAACAGGTTTCTAAGGGATCACTGAAGGGAAGTAGATCTGCCTCAGAGGACCTGCCTTTAGGTTCAACTCCATTTGTGGCAGATCCTTTCAGCTCCAGAATTACAGCTGGGACCAAAACTAATCCCGACAAAGACTTGATAGAAGATGACGCTCATCCTGCCTTTCAGTCCACAGACACCAAACCCAAAGCTGCCTCTAAAATGAAGGTTTCTAAGACGAAGAAGGCTGCACAATCCCTTTCCAAAACCAAAGATACCTCTAGCGCTCTGGACTCTAAAGTAAATGAAACTACTAGTGCAAGAGCCCATGACGACTTCTTGGTGGACAACGAGGGGGAAGTTGAGGATTTATATGTGAATAAGATGCTCTTGAAATCAGGAAGTGGTCACCAGGCCAGGATTACCCTGCAGGATGTTAAAGCCACATTAGGCCGAGCTAACACCACCCGTCAGTCCAACAGGCCAAGCATCCTGAGCCAAATTGAAACTACTGATGATCGAAGCAGCAAAATCCGACTCGGTACAAGTCTCAGTCCAGTTCCACTTCTAACAGGGAATCAAGATAGCTGTTTGGTAACAACTAAAGCTCTGTCAGATCAGCCGCCCTGCAACAGTTCACAACATACAGAGCTACAGGCAGTTAAGAGACAAAGTTCAAAGTCGGAACAAGCAACTTTACTCCCCCTGCAACAGCCTGAACTAACCTCCCCTGCTGCTCATCTCCTTTCTGGCCATCTATCGTCTCTGATGAGCAAAGCCACATCCCCTCCACATACTGTCAGCATGAATGAGGGGCTGAAGGTGACAGGACTCCTTACGATATCACCATCACTCACAAAGTTGTCTAGCCCTTTGCTGGCGGCGAGGGTGGAGACATTGAGAGCTGATGATGGGTTGAAGTTGCAGCTCGAGGTCAGGAAACAAAACACTGCTGATAATGGAACTAAAG GCGCTCTGACACAGCGGAGTCTTGGACAGGTGAGACTGAGGGAGTTGCCTGAGTGGCTGGCCTGCAAAACGCCCAGCCATCCAAAAGATGTGCTGGAAATGGTGCAAAGAG GCTGGCAGTGGTATTACAAGAGGTATATTGATGTGAAAAAAGGTGGTGTAGGTGGAGTGGGCATGTTGTTAGCAGGCTACTGCGTGATCGGCTACATCTGGAGTTACCCTCATATAA agcGTGATCGCTGGAGGAAGTACCACTAA
- the bicral gene encoding BRD4-interacting chromatin-remodeling complex-associated protein-like — protein sequence MDDEDDRHLLDILGDVDALNDYLHGSNSKSIEEDDVTNAAYGSDGSFFSSDTVGSNSGLKDGSSTMGEFCEDSTGAGLQLSSTLSFIEDELGSGSSPGGVDFGGEDQPFDILQKSLMEADITEQTLAQEALLDSQPAPTLVQAPVSFPSQLVSGGYGGGVGVVTTATAAFPTGQFLQGVSQLPNGSAQHIQVLGSFGAGGGVMTLSSLERTSQLVLRPGTPVAAAGAASGGQVFAPNQGQVGQVGLPFKNIPLQNIIIQRGPGGTQTLVRPIQPKPLQAGAQTVYSLGLQATPTTMANVVNANTASPGGQYTANGSIVVQSPLEQQQAQAQTNIPQGQFLLPSSLALTPANTIHNGPADPNSNAIISSQNAVQIVAGQNFSAPPGGQLIFNQGAVSRSQVGGVVTQTWTGVSCANPVQTSCAPGRLTLVGPAAAGIGGQSQVSSSPVQRLLVTQTQNCTSLSPLAGTVTQEQDYRQNSSSPALKQAQLSGIHAMTTMTQDSKLNSQVSAQKRPALPPLTRGEMVLQQLRKDHARVQTLDQRRFSSIDDALQRLLPYHVFQGAPPSQEEFSQVDEEFEVVATQVLKRTHAMVNKYRRLLLVEAERSSPSSEMVMIDRTFNQEERGNLTQDKRMVLVDPDTFLEDFCCGMKSKLFQDPFPSQSSSKSDRGSTEPAYRTDSKPGYVDPGGGGAVEPGAADRLHPSLLENKSVLELKRSQQHYGPSSASNNSLIAANSFTQGNPSSLAATSRGQTHYQVSHPLSSQPIQPQYPPQLTSPPHTDTDSALEAAVNSILEC from the exons ATGGATGATGAGGACGATCGCCATCTTCTGGATATtttagg AGATGTGGATGCATTAAATGACTATCTCCATGGCAGCAACAGCAAGTCT ATTGAGGAGGATGATGTAACAAATGCAGCTTATGGGTCGGATGGATCTTTCTTTTCTAGTGACACA GTTGGCTCCAACTCTGGCCTCAAGGATGGCTCTTCAACAATGGGTGAATTCTGTGAGGATTCAACAGGGGCAGGCCTCCAGCTCTCCAGCACCCTTTCATTTATCGAGGATGAATTGGGGTCTGGGAGCTCCCCTGGTGGGGTGGATTTCGGTGGAGAGGACCAGCCCTTTGACATCCTACAGAAGTCTCTCATGGAGGCCGACATCACGGAGCAGACGTTGGCCCAGGAGGCCTTACTAGATTCCCAGCCCGCTCCCACTTTGGTGCAGGCTCCTGTTTCCTTCCCCTCCCAGCTGGTCTCTGGGGGTTATGGTGGGGGAGTGGGTGTGGTAACAACGGCGACAGCTGCGTTCCCCACAGGTCAATTCCTGCAAGGGGTGTCCCAGCTGCCCAATGGCTCCGCCCAGCACATCCAGGTGTTGGGCTCCTTTGGGGCGGGTGGTGGTGTGATGACTCTGAGCAGCTTGGAGAGAACTTCTCAGCTTGTGCTGAGGCCGGGTACGCCTGTAGCTGCAGCGGGGGCCGCTTCAGGGGGGCAGGTGTTTGCCCCTAACCAAGGGCAGGTAGGCCAAGTTGGCTTACCGTTCAAAAACATCCCCCTTCAAAACATCATCATCCAGAGAGGCCCGGGAGGGACCCAGACGCTTGTCAGACCTATCCAGCCTAAACCCCTTCAAGCTGGGGCTCAAACTGTCTACAGCCTTGGTCTTCAGGCCACTCCCACCACCATGGCTAATGTAGTTAACGCTAACACTGCTTCTCCTGGGGGACAGTACACAGCCAATGGCTCCATTGTAGTGCAGTCACCCCTGGAGCAGCAACAAGCACAGGCCCAGACAAATATACCACAGGGACAGTTCTTGCTGCCCAGCTCTTTGGCACTCACTCCAGCTAACACCATCCACAATGGCCCCGCTGACCCCAACTCAAATGCCATAATTAGCAGTCAAAACGCGGTGCAGATTGTTGCGGGGCAGAACTTTTCTGCACCACCAGGAGGCCAGCTAATTTTTAATCAGGGAGCAGTCAGTAGGAGTCAGGTTGGAGGGGTTGTAACTCAAACATGGACCGGAGTTTCTTGTGCAAACCCTGTGCAGACATCCTGCGCTCCTGGGCGTCTGACTCTCGTTGGCCCAGCGGCGGCAGGGATCGGCGGTCAAAGCCAAGTGTCGTCGAGCCCCGTTCAGCGCCTTCTAGTGACTCAAACTCAGAATTGCACTTCTCTGTCCCCTTTAGCTGGTACTGTGACACAGGAACAAGACTACAGACAG AATTCTTCATCACCTGCCCTAAAACAGGCACAGCTCAGCGGCATCCATG CCATGACAACCATGACTCAAGATTCAAAGCTGAACTCTCAG GTCAGTGCTCAGAAGAGACCTGCCCTTCCGCCACTTACAAGAGGAGAAAT GGTTTTACAACAGTTGAGGAAGGATCATGCTCGGGTTCAGACCCTAGATCAGCGTCGATTCAGTTCAATCGATGATGCACTGCAAAGACTCCTCCCGTACCACGTGTTCCAGGGGGCACCACCCAGCCAGGAGGAGTTCTCACAAG TGGATGAAGAATTTGAGGTAGTTGCAACTCAAGTGCTAAAGAGGACCCATGCCATGGTGAACAAATACAGACGGCTACTGTTGGTGGAAGCTGAG CGTTCCAGTCCGTCATCAGAAATGGTGATGATTGACAGGACCTTCAACCAAGAGGAGCGCGGCAACTTGACACAAGACAAACGCATGGTACTAGTGGATCcag acacctTCTTGGAAGACTTCTGCTGTGGGATGAAATCAAAACTTTTCCAAGATCCCTTCCCCTCACAGTCGTCGTCCAAGTCAGACAGAGGCTCTACGGAGCCGGCGTACAGGACAGACTCCAAGCCCGGGTATGTGGACCCGGGAGGGGGTGGAGCTGTAGAACCAGGTGCGGCAGATAGACTCCACCCTTCACTCTTAGAAAACAAGAGTGTCCTGGAACTGAAGAGATCCCAGCAACACTACGGGCCCAGCAGCGCCAGCAACAACAGCCTCATCGCTGCCAACAGTTTTACCCAAGGTAACCCCTCATCTTTGGCAGCAACGTCAAGAGGACAGACGCACTACCAGGTGTCTCACCCCCTGTCCTCTCAACCGATCCAGCCCCAGTACCCCCCTCAGCTCACCTCACCCCCTCACACCGACACAGACTCTGCTCTAGAGGCGGCAGTCAACAGCATCTTGGAATGTTAA
- the tbcc gene encoding tubulin-specific chaperone C — MDVVAEVSQETGFAGESGADKIQERLQKRHQARVEDAERRKEAKESQSVAEEKGEYFYTTFNKERASIEELLSSCSGADRAAVTQTLEEATAKTVQLQKFLNDSMLFLKQYDLRQAQAALQKLQTSLTEIREEALPKKKFGFRARTKATDQVSAPVSATPLPDAGTPADSGSTKVDGAAAPEQCSFSNMDSVSLTKTAEEIQKRDVLLTHLTNCKVRLFGAPSTLHLKHIDSCEILCGPVSSSVFIDHCTNSTLAVPCQQLRTHNTTDTRVYLHVTSRAIIEDCRGVSFAPFSWSYPTLEEDFTVAGLDQNRNNWNQVDDFNWLAAGTPSPNWTVIPEVDRKTNWDP; from the coding sequence ATGGATGTAGTGGCTGAAGTTAGCCAGGAAACTGGCTTTGCCGGCGAAAGCGGCGCAGACAAGATACAAGAGCGACTACAGAAGAGGCACCAGGCGAGGGTGGAGGATGCTGAGCGGAGGAAGGAAGCGAAAGAGAGCCAGTCTGTCGCGGAGGAAAAGGGCgagtatttctacaccactTTCAACAAAGAGCGGGCGTCCATCGAGGAGCTGCTGTCCAGTTGCTCCGGAGCTGACCGGGCTGCGGTGACTCAAACACTGGAGGAGGCGACGGCCAAAACGGTCCAGCTGCAGAAGTTTCTTAATGACAGCATGTTGTTTCTGAAGCAGTACGACCTGAGACAAGCCCAGGCCGCTCTCCAGAAGCTCCAAACCTCCCTCACTGAGATCAGAGAGGAGGCTCTGCCCAAGAAGAAGTTTGGCTTTCGAGCGCGCACTAAAGCAACGGATCAAGTCTCTGCACCAGTGTCAGCCACACCTTTACCTGATGCCGGCACACCTGCAGATTCTGGTAGCACTAAGGTGGATGGAGCTGCTGCGCCTGAGCAGTGCAGCTTCTCCAACATGGACAGTGTGAGTCTGACAAAGACAGCTGAGGAGATACAGAAACGAGACGTGCTGTTGACTCACCTGACTAACTGCAAGGTCCGTCTGTTTGGTGCCCCCAGCACACTGCACCTGAAACACATCGACAGCTGTGAGATCCTGTGTGGGCCCGTGTCTAGTTCAGTATTCATCGATCACTGCACAAACAGCACTCTGGCTGTCCCCTGTCAGCAGCTGCGGACTCACAACACCACGGACACACGGGTGTATCTGCACGTCACCAGCCGAGCCATCATAGAGGACTGTCGTGGAGTGAGCTTCGCCCCGTTCTCCTGGTCTTATCCCACCCTAGAGGAGGACTTTACTGTGGCTGGCTTAGACCAGAACAGAAACAACTGGAACCAGGTGGATGACTTCAACTGGCTCGCTGCAGGAACTCCTTCCCCTAACTGGACTGTCATTCCAGAAGTAGACCGGAAAACCAACTGGGACCCCtag